Part of the Urocitellus parryii isolate mUroPar1 chromosome 2, mUroPar1.hap1, whole genome shotgun sequence genome, CCAACagcacctcagacagagcattaatcgccaggatatacaaagaactaaaaaaaattaacatcaaaaaaacaaataactcatcaaaaaatgggctaaggaactgaataggcacttcacacAAGAAATCAAAAGGTCAAAAAatatctgagggctggggttttagctcagtggtagagcacttgtctaccatgtgtgaggcactgggtttgatcctcagcaccacacaaaaataaataaataaaggttatatatacatatatatatatatatatatatatatatatatatatatatatattcctacatCTCAGGCAATTAGAgatatgtaaatcaaaaccacattgagattccatctcaccttagtcataatggcaattatgaagTATCTAAgcatcaataaatgttggcgaggatgtgggggaaaaggttcacttatacattgctggtgggactgcaaattggtgcaatcattctagaaagcagtatggagattctttagaaaacttggaatggaactaccatctGACTgtgttatcccactccttggaatataccctaaggacttaaaatcagcatctaCAATGATGCAGctcttcaatgtttatagcagctcaattcacagtatggaaccaacctaggtgccctcagacagataaatggataaagaaaatgtggtatatatgtacacaatggaatattacttagccataaagaagaatgaaattatggcattttcatttcatccagtaaatggatgaaactggagaatatcatgctaagtgaaataagtcagtccccaaaagccaaagacaGAACGTTCcttctgacatgtggatgctaacccacaacaaggaaAGGGAAGATTAGACTTGACTTTGATctagacaaagggtaatgaagggaagggaggggagaagcaaataggaaagacggtagaattaatcagacatatatttcctatccttatatatgaatacacaaccaatgcaacaccacatcatgtacagccacaataattggaacaagttatatttattctatatttgtatttcaaaatatactctactgtcaagtaaaaaaaaaaatttaaagggggCTGtgaatatagctcaattggtagagtgtttgccttgcatgcacaaggccctgagttcactccctagtaccacaaaaaagtatatatatatatatatatatatatatatatatacacacacacacacacacacatacacatacaaactccatttcatcattttaatCCAACCATGAGATGTAGTAACTTCCAGCAGGACCAGAGTGGAACACACGGGacaattctttaagaaaaataatctgtTCAGTAATTATGATGTATAAAAATCAGAGTAATACTAAACCCATCAAAAAGGAATATGGTAGAGAATTCAGAGTTAGAAATAATTACAGCGCTTGCCATAGAGGAGCTAGACATGAATAGTGAAAATTGAATAAATAGCTCTCGTTCCACAACAAAGATGTGTACAAAATGtaatgtggggctgggattgtggctcagcggtagagctcccCCTTGGCaggggcgggacccgggttcgattctcagcaccacattaaataaataaataaataaagcgcgcgcgcgctctctctctctctctctctctctctctctctctctctctctctctctctctctctctcctttaaaaaaaaatgtaatgtggACCCTGGAACGAtttgaaaatggaattaaaatcaATCCAACcctgaaacacacaaaaaacatgTTTAGGAAGTGTCTTAATTTACACAGTGGAATTCCAATAGAAAAGCAGTTTGAGACGTTCTAAATACAGTAAGTTCAGCCAAAAAGAGTGGTCTTGCCATACTTGACCACGCTTCAACGGCAGCGCAGGCACCTCAGCTTCTGTTTCAGCGTCTCCCGCCAGAGAATTTGGGTTGAGCCGCACATGCGCAGTCAGTCAGGTCCGGCGCCACTCGGCCCCGCCCTCAGAGACCCGAGCTCCGAGAGCCGCTGCCGTCAGGACGCTCACGAACGTGGTGCTGCGCAGACGCAGTCGGGGTCCGTTCGCGGACCTAGCGCCTTTTCCTGTGGCTTGGCTGTCTTCTGGTTTGTCAAGTGCTGTTGGGCTCCGTAGGTGCTGAAAATCTGGGGTCGTGGACCCCGGCCAAGACTCAGCAGTACGGAGGTGCCGGGTGTCGCCGAGGGCGCGGGGCCGGGCTCCGGAGGCGGCGTGCCCTGCCCCGGGCCCCCCGCCCCTGCTGCAGCCGCGGCCCTGGCTGCTGCCCCCATCGCGGCCCCGGCTTCTCAGTTCACTCTGCTGGTGATGCACCCATGTGGGGGGCAGGACGAGGCCTCCGCGGAGAGCGTCCTGCGGCAGGCCCCGCTCCCATCCGGCAGCGTCGGAGTGGGACAGCCGGTTGGGTACCCGTGTGAAGTGTCAGGGGATGCTGAGGAGGACGCAGGGGAGGATGAAGCGGACCTGTTGGACACTTCGGACCCCCCAGGGGGAGGCGAGAGCACAGCCAGCTTGGAGGATCTGGAGGACGAGGAGACACATTCAGGGGGCGAGAGCTGCAGCGGGGGAACCCGGAGACGGGGCAGCGGCGGGGGCAACATGAGCAAGACTTGTACCTATGAGGGCTGCAATGAGACCACGAGCCAAGTGGCCAAACAGCGGAAGCCGTGGATGTGCAAGAAACACCGCAACAAGATGTACAAGGACaagtacaaaaagaagaaaagcgaCCAGGCCCTGAATTGTGGTGGGGCCACCTCATCTGGCAGCGCAGGAAACGTCAAACTGGAGGTATTGCAGGGGTCCTGGGGAGTGGGAGATGGAAGAAGAGACCCCACACTTGCCGAAAACCCTATTGCCAGGACATGCCCACTTATTCCTGGATGATGGAGGTTGCAGTCACATCATTTTCTGTGTGGTACTACCCTTTTGAATTATGGTTTTTGGAATTTTAACTTCTcagaattattattttggggATTTTAGACATTAGAGAACTTAGGCTTAAGTGATTTTGATCTCTTGGAAGTTCAGTActtggaattatggcatttgggaTTGTATCTTTTGGAATTGTCCTCATCACTTACTAGAGGTAAAAGGAGTCCTTTGACAATCTGATAAAACCTAATGAAGactgttccagaaaaaaaaaaatatacagatgtTTAATGTTGCATACAAATTCATACAGTTCAGGATCCCTGTAGATCCTAGACCCACCTCTATTcttgtaaaataatatattttaccaGATCTTGGATTAAAGAATTTATGCAAATAATCATCTTAGTACAGAATAGAAGTTAGTAAAAGGAATCAGGTTTGTCCCTTATATGTTCCACAGGTACCCATACACTTCAGAATTCTTTACAGAGAAAAGATAATACTCCTCTTCAAGGAAGTATTTTATCCTTGGCTgcttttgtttacttgttttgtttttttgtttttgttttgaattaccATCATTTATGTCTATAGTGTGGGGGGAAATGTATAAAGGACAAATAGATAGTAAATTAGCATCTCCCTATCCATAACCCCTTGCCAAAAAGAACTTTAAtaatttctctgttttaaaataatttgcatggGTTTTGTCTTTTTAGGGAGGAGAATTAATTACTGTAATACTATGCCATTTGTCTTTTCTTGTGTGACACTTCCCCAGTTTTGAGGAGATTATAAGAGCTCTAAGTCTTGATCTTTGTTGAAAATAGCCATTTAGAATATAATAAGGGCCACCATAGTACTGCTATAGTAGTTTAAGGTGGAATAGCTCATTGAAGGCTGAGATACTCTGGAAAGGCTTTGCAGAGGAAATGTGTATAGGCCAGAAAGGAGGCTGTTTCTTCTGTGCTAGGCTGTAAGTGGAGTCTCACAACTCTTCATCAGTGAGGTAGGTTCTGTATTACATAGATGGAAACTGAGTCACATGAAGGGTAAGTAGTTTGGCCTaggtcacacagccagcaagTGTTCAAACATAAGCAGTCTAATTGTAGAGCTTCACTTTTATTCCCATACTGCTCCATAAAAGGAGAGTCAGAATACTTCAGATAATTGGAACAGTATTTTGTTATGCCAGGGAAATTGTTAAGTACTTTAGATTTTCTAAGGTAACtaggggtatatatttttagtaagtatgctgattttgtttAGATTTTGATATCTGAGGGTAATGGCATCATTATAGGACTTACCGGTTTTATTTATATCAGTGGCAAGAAACTATTTATGCCAGTGCTCTCTAATACTTTCAAAccaatttatttttccccctagtGACTTCTACTGAATTCTGAAAGCTGTTTATCATTTGCTTGTTTAAGCAATGTTTTACTGCCTCACCCTTATTTTGGTTATAAATTGGGCTAAAAACTATCTAGTGTCTCATTAGCAGTGTAAAATTACCTCTGAGTTCATATATTTCAATCAAAGGCAGGCAGACTCTGTATCTTGACCCAGATAGCTCCATATGAGGAGAATGTTCAATTCCGCTTGAcatttttttataacaatgaagATAGCTCTGAAGTAACTCATCACCCTCCCACCCCAACTTTTCCCCCTTCAATATGCAGAAGAATCCAGGTTGAAATCCTGGAGGGCAGGAACTGAGGAGATATAGTTAACTTCCATAGCACCTCTCCTATGACAATGAGAGGCTTTCCCAAAGTTTCAGAGGAACTGGGCAAAAGGAAGAGAAGCAAAGATCAGTTCATTACATCTCTGAAATGCTTACCGTTGTGGGTTATTATACTGTTAACTAttaatattgtttgtttttatcatatCCCAGGAAAGTCCAGACAATATACTCTCTATTGTCAAACAAAGAACAGGATCTTTTGGGGATCGTCCTGCAAGACCTACTCTTCTAGAACAAGTGTTAAATCAGAAAAGACTGGTAAGAATCAGCTTGTATAGTAGTTGCAAATCTATTAATGAAAGTTGTTTGTTGTAAGTGGAACTGTTTTAGTGTTtgagattttaaaacttattaactGGCTACCAAAATTGTATTTTGCCACTTGCCAGCACACATTGAATCTCATAGATGTCGTGAGGACTGTAAGAGCAGGAATACTTTTAATTCTGTTTCTTCAATGACTAAACTAAACTTTGACTATCTGAGAAAGATAGAATTCTAAAAGagactttccttgttttctgAGGTTTATGGAATAATGCTTTAATGTTGAAGTATGATTAAGCCAATATTTAATACAGATCTCTATTGCAAATTTGATAGAAGGAATCAGAAGTAAATAGTAAAGGATCGAGTGTTCACTAATTATTGGAATATTAGTAATTTGAGGTCATAAAAGAACATACCTACCCACTGTACACCAAATTCCtgagtcttaaaatttttaaaaaatagaattgggATTTTATCTAAAAAATTTGGAATTAGGTGTTTCTAGCTTAAAAGACAAAGTAacaaaaaagattataaatttgACCCATAAAAGTGAATGCTGTAGTCAAAAACAgtaaaaatcaaaatgcaaagtaacaaagggaaaaaaataattgccaCAAATATAAAAGTCTGTGGTTAATATGGttgagatcttttctttttttttcgagaTAGCATTGTTGTTGTGTTACcctggctggtctcaaactcctgaacTTAGGCTCAAGCAGTCCTTttatctcagccttccaagtagctgggattgtaggcatatCCCACCCTGCCTGGCAAAAACATTCACATAATTTGATGAGGAAAAACCTTAGCCTCAATACACtgcaaaagataaaaaacaaaagtattagTATTAAATGGAATGAAAAGGTAGTcaatatcaataaaatgaaacagtaaacagtaagtgaaaattatttaataattgcaCACAATAATGGTGAAGATTTCATGAAATGGGCACTGACATTCTATTGTCCTATGTTGGTACAGCAGTTTTACAAAGCAGTCAAGTAGTATATATCAGGAGTCTAAAATGGTCACCTCTTGActcaaatcaaaactaatatttTGCAAAAAGTAAATTCTAAATATGGATAAAGTTAAGTGTAAGGAGAATGCCAGAAATGTATTTATCACAAGTAGTAAAATAATAGTCAAAAAGCAATTCAAATGTCCAGAAGTATCATAACAGCTTAGTAGATAATTGTACATTTACTTAATAAGATTTTGGACTATctttacaaatactttttaaatcaaactgttcaataaaaagtaatataaaataattcataaaatttgaaaatatttaatgataatatTCCCActttatttggtttttcttttttaacttatttgGGCCAAAATCacatcaaattttattattagtttgcAGCTTGATTGCAGTCCATCAGCTACAACAATGAGTTTGATTAAGGcatgtttaattttgtaaatatagtGTATATTGTGTAGGGACACATCAGAATAATTCTATAGCATGAATACAATCTGACCATATAAGAGTAAcattcttaacaattttttttcttttttttctttaagtcattACTAAGAAGTCCAGAAGTAGTGCAGTTTttgcagaagcagcagcagctatTAAATCAGCAAGTTTTGGAGCAAAGACAGCAGCAGTTTCCAGGAGCATCTGTGTGAGGAAACTTATCAGGATCCTCAACATGTTTTTCTCTTACTGTAATagatgaacatatttttatactaAAGATAATTGGGTAAGATATGCCAGtagaatataaacattttcctgtaaatgtaTGTGTACATTTGGGGATAAATAAGTACTGCACTTTTTGCATCCTTTCAGGTGAACATGAGTTTGAAAATATCAGTTTATCTCCCCAGAGTAgcatttaatcaaaattttttctaaaagtaTGTTCCACTTCAGTCATTGTTACTGAAGATAATGAAGCCAGTTACTTTCTGTGCAAGTCATGAAGTTAACAGGTAATAATCTTGGAATATCTAATTCTGTGGTTCTCATCAAAAGGTAGTTGGACATATATTTTTTAGGTTGTCATAGTGGACTTAAATTGCTGGTTTTTAGTGAGTGGGCCAAGAATGCTGAATGTTTTGCAGTGTCTGGATAGTCCCACACAACTAAAAATTATCTTACCAGCAATGCTAATGATGTTTCTCTTAAGAAACACTTAAGATAGCTAGTTGTAAAGATATGATGTAGTTTGAGCACCTAGAATTGGGTTCTGACAATAATCTTTCTTTGCAGTTAAGATTGGAGCTGACAGAGAGGTAAGCATGTTTTATACGTCTAAGGAAAGTTATCATTGATCATTATTTGTCTGTGCAATTAAGAGATGtgctggtgggctggggttgtggctcagcgatagagcacttg contains:
- the Rfxap gene encoding regulatory factor X-associated protein, with protein sequence MRSQSGPAPLGPALRDPSSESRCRQDAHERGAAQTQSGSVLKIWGRGPRPRLSSTEVPGVAEGAGPGSGGGVPCPGPPAPAAAAALAAAPIAAPASQFTLLVMHPCGGQDEASAESVLRQAPLPSGSVGVGQPVGYPCEVSGDAEEDAGEDEADLLDTSDPPGGGESTASLEDLEDEETHSGGESCSGGTRRRGSGGGNMSKTCTYEGCNETTSQVAKQRKPWMCKKHRNKMYKDKYKKKKSDQALNCGGATSSGSAGNVKLEESPDNILSIVKQRTGSFGDRPARPTLLEQVLNQKRLSLLRSPEVVQFLQKQQQLLNQQVLEQRQQQFPGASV